The Xanthomonas sontii genome contains a region encoding:
- a CDS encoding Gfo/Idh/MocA family protein, with amino-acid sequence MNAYAQPRWRAPRLGFLGVGWIGRARMRALADSGLGEVVAIADASATALHDARQDAPAADLLPDLEALLAREDLDGLVIATPSGAHAAQAAAALQRGLAVFCQKPLTRTAAEAEQVLALARRHDRLLAVDFSYRFAKGMATLREQIAQGALGEVFAIDLLFHNAYGPDKDWFYDIARSGGGCVMDLGIHLLDLAMWLTGSGGHHELQAALYAQGRPLTRPVRQVEDYASAQWRMDNGASVRMACSWRLPAGCDAVIQANVYGTGGGAALRNVDGSFFDFTVDRFDGTRCERLASPPDAWGGRALLDWAERLATDPGFDPAALHLLEVARTVDALYGR; translated from the coding sequence ATGAACGCGTACGCGCAACCGCGCTGGCGCGCGCCACGGCTGGGCTTCCTCGGGGTCGGCTGGATCGGCCGCGCGCGCATGCGCGCCCTGGCCGACAGCGGGCTCGGCGAGGTGGTGGCGATCGCCGATGCCAGCGCGACGGCGCTGCACGACGCACGCCAAGACGCACCGGCCGCCGACCTGCTGCCCGACCTGGAGGCGCTGCTGGCGCGCGAGGACCTGGACGGCCTGGTCATCGCCACGCCCAGTGGCGCGCACGCGGCGCAGGCCGCCGCGGCCTTGCAGCGCGGCCTGGCGGTGTTCTGCCAGAAGCCGCTGACCCGCACCGCCGCCGAAGCCGAGCAGGTGCTGGCGCTGGCGCGACGCCACGACCGCCTGCTCGCGGTGGATTTCAGCTACCGCTTCGCCAAGGGCATGGCGACGCTGCGCGAGCAGATCGCGCAGGGCGCATTGGGCGAGGTGTTCGCGATCGACCTGCTGTTCCACAACGCCTACGGCCCGGACAAGGACTGGTTCTACGACATCGCCCGTTCCGGTGGCGGCTGCGTGATGGACCTGGGCATCCATCTGCTGGACCTGGCGATGTGGCTCACCGGCAGCGGCGGCCATCACGAGCTGCAGGCGGCACTGTACGCGCAAGGCCGGCCGCTGACCCGGCCGGTGCGGCAGGTGGAGGACTACGCCAGCGCGCAGTGGCGCATGGACAACGGCGCCAGCGTGCGCATGGCCTGCTCGTGGCGGCTGCCGGCCGGTTGCGACGCGGTGATCCAGGCCAACGTGTACGGCACCGGTGGCGGCGCGGCACTGCGCAATGTCGACGGCTCGTTCTTCGACTTCACCGTGGACCGCTTCGACGGCACGCGCTGCGAGCGCCTGGCTTCGCCACCGGACGCCTGGGGCGGGCGCGCCTTGCTGGACTGGGCCGAGCGCCTGGCCACCGACCCCGGTTTCGACCCGGCGGCGCTGCATCTGCTCGAGGTCGCCCGCACCGTGGACGCGCTCTATGGACGCTGA
- a CDS encoding glycosyltransferase codes for MPSPLQIAFFGSSLVSSYWNGAATYYRGLLHALAQRGHRIHFFEPDAFGRQQHRDIDDPEWAQVTVYPGAAEADAARALEQARGADVVVKASGVGVFDAFLEREVLGLRSPRTQVLFWDVDAPATLERVQADADDPFRAQIPRYDLVLTYGGGPRVVSAYRALGAAECVPIYNALDPSSHHPSPAQRDFAADLGFLGNRLPDREARVRQFFLEPARRLPDARFLLGGSGWDADLPDNVRTLGHVSTRDHNAFNCSVRMVLNVNRDSMARFGWSPPTRVFEAAGAGACLIVDAWEGIEAFLEPQREVLVAHDSEQVAHYLQRIDAAQAQAIGARARQRLLRDHTYTHRAREVEALLDARQREAA; via the coding sequence ATGCCTAGCCCGTTGCAGATCGCCTTCTTCGGTTCCAGCCTGGTGTCCTCGTATTGGAACGGGGCGGCCACCTACTACCGCGGCCTGCTGCATGCACTGGCGCAGCGCGGCCACCGCATCCACTTCTTCGAGCCCGATGCGTTCGGGCGCCAGCAGCACCGCGACATCGACGATCCGGAGTGGGCGCAGGTCACCGTGTATCCCGGGGCCGCCGAGGCCGATGCGGCGCGCGCGCTGGAGCAGGCGCGCGGCGCCGACGTGGTGGTCAAGGCCAGCGGCGTCGGCGTGTTCGATGCGTTCCTGGAGCGCGAAGTGCTGGGCCTGCGCTCGCCGCGCACCCAGGTGCTGTTCTGGGACGTGGACGCGCCGGCGACGCTGGAGCGGGTGCAGGCCGATGCGGACGACCCGTTCCGCGCGCAGATCCCGCGCTACGACCTGGTGCTGACCTACGGCGGCGGGCCGCGCGTGGTCTCTGCCTATCGCGCACTGGGCGCGGCCGAATGCGTGCCGATCTACAACGCGCTGGACCCCTCGAGCCACCATCCGTCGCCGGCGCAGCGGGATTTTGCCGCCGACCTGGGCTTCCTCGGCAACCGCCTGCCGGACCGCGAGGCGCGGGTGCGGCAGTTCTTCCTGGAACCGGCGCGGCGCCTGCCTGACGCGAGATTCCTGCTCGGCGGCAGCGGTTGGGACGCAGACCTGCCGGACAACGTGCGCACGCTCGGCCACGTGTCCACGCGCGACCACAACGCCTTCAACTGCAGCGTGCGCATGGTGCTCAACGTCAACCGCGACAGCATGGCGCGCTTCGGCTGGTCGCCGCCGACGCGGGTGTTCGAGGCGGCCGGCGCCGGCGCCTGCCTGATCGTCGATGCCTGGGAAGGGATCGAGGCGTTCCTCGAACCGCAGCGCGAGGTGCTGGTCGCGCACGACAGCGAGCAGGTGGCGCATTACCTGCAACGCATCGACGCCGCGCAGGCGCAGGCGATTGGCGCGCGGGCACGGCAACGCCTGTTGCGCGACCACACCTACACGCACCGTGCGCGCGAGGTGGAAGCCTTGCTGGACGCGCGGCAGCGGGAGGCGGCGTGA
- a CDS encoding glycosyltransferase family 4 protein produces the protein MDAERPLRILMTADTVGGVWQYALSLCRVLTAQGDRVELATMGATPTPAQWREAAAIQGLRVHASGYRLLWMDDPWADVAAAGRWLQALAAQVRPDVVHLNDYAHGALAWPAPVLMTAHSCVGSWWQAVRGEALPPEWDHYRATVAAGLAAADHVVAPTQAMLAALRAQYPLDVPCSVIANGTAPLSRPVPASAKRPLVLAAGRLWDEAKNLRTLAAVAPQLPWALRIAGEAAHPDGGTAAIAPALRLGQLSPSRLRRWMARASVYALPARYEPFGLSALEAAQAGCALVLGDIPSLREVWGDAALYVAPDDARALTAQLQRLIGDPLLRQRMARRAVAQARHYTATAMAAAYRQRYRALIAHRGTPRVAGRAGPPVPLLSSIGVGA, from the coding sequence ATGGACGCTGAGCGCCCGCTGCGGATCCTGATGACCGCCGACACCGTCGGCGGCGTGTGGCAGTACGCGCTGAGCCTGTGCCGGGTGCTGACCGCGCAGGGCGATCGCGTGGAACTGGCGACGATGGGCGCGACCCCCACGCCGGCGCAGTGGCGCGAGGCCGCGGCGATCCAGGGACTGCGCGTGCATGCCAGCGGCTACCGGCTGCTGTGGATGGACGATCCCTGGGCCGACGTTGCCGCCGCCGGGCGCTGGCTGCAGGCACTGGCGGCGCAGGTGCGTCCGGACGTGGTGCATCTGAACGACTATGCGCACGGCGCCCTGGCGTGGCCTGCGCCGGTGCTGATGACCGCGCATTCCTGCGTCGGCTCCTGGTGGCAGGCGGTGCGCGGCGAGGCGCTGCCGCCGGAGTGGGATCACTACCGCGCGACGGTCGCTGCGGGCCTTGCGGCGGCCGATCACGTGGTCGCGCCGACCCAGGCGATGCTGGCGGCCTTGCGCGCGCAGTATCCGCTGGACGTGCCGTGCAGCGTGATCGCCAATGGCACCGCGCCGCTGTCGCGGCCGGTGCCGGCCAGCGCCAAGCGACCCCTGGTGCTGGCGGCAGGACGGCTGTGGGACGAGGCGAAGAATCTGCGGACGCTGGCCGCGGTGGCGCCGCAGCTGCCGTGGGCGCTGCGCATTGCCGGCGAAGCGGCGCATCCGGACGGCGGCACCGCGGCGATCGCGCCGGCGCTGCGGCTGGGCCAGCTGTCGCCGTCGCGCCTGCGCCGCTGGATGGCCCGCGCCAGCGTGTATGCGCTGCCGGCGCGCTACGAGCCGTTCGGGCTGTCGGCGCTGGAAGCGGCGCAGGCCGGCTGCGCCCTGGTACTGGGCGACATCCCCAGCCTGCGCGAGGTCTGGGGCGATGCGGCGCTGTACGTCGCGCCGGACGACGCACGGGCGCTGACGGCGCAGTTGCAGCGCCTGATCGGCGATCCGCTGCTGCGTCAGCGCATGGCCCGGCGCGCGGTTGCGCAGGCGCGGCACTACACCGCCACCGCCATGGCCGCGGCCTATCGCCAGCGCTATCGGGCGCTGATCGCGCATCGCGGCACGCCCCGCGTTGCCGGACGCGCCGGCCCGCCGGTCCCCTTGCTTTCCTCGATCGGAGTCGGTGCATGA
- a CDS encoding SOS response-associated peptidase family protein, with protein sequence MILSFLQSRLPAWPVQDPVTAGRTSEIAAGQQAQILVLWGGEVRNERALFGRRDAPQDPLITSERRERAWQGAQTAVWETQRCLVPIAGFRSADAARGGPWICEDPGPLFAAGLRSSMQTQEGFHLSCFSLLTEAPAVPALPDEVPVLIGADDVIEWLYLDGQDALRRLDVAQQRRFVSVDALLRGPLPPERMH encoded by the coding sequence ATGATCCTCAGCTTTCTGCAATCCCGCCTGCCCGCCTGGCCGGTGCAGGATCCCGTCACCGCCGGACGTACCAGCGAGATCGCTGCCGGCCAGCAAGCGCAGATCCTGGTGCTGTGGGGCGGCGAAGTGCGCAACGAGCGCGCCCTGTTCGGGCGCCGCGATGCGCCGCAGGATCCGCTGATCACCAGCGAACGTCGCGAACGCGCCTGGCAGGGCGCGCAGACCGCGGTGTGGGAAACGCAGCGCTGCCTGGTGCCGATCGCCGGCTTCCGCAGCGCCGACGCCGCGCGTGGCGGCCCCTGGATCTGCGAAGACCCGGGTCCGCTGTTCGCCGCCGGGTTGCGCAGCAGCATGCAGACCCAGGAGGGCTTTCATCTCTCCTGCTTCTCACTGCTCACCGAGGCACCTGCAGTGCCCGCACTGCCGGACGAAGTGCCGGTCCTGATCGGCGCCGACGACGTCATCGAATGGCTGTACCTGGATGGGCAGGACGCATTGCGGCGACTGGATGTCGCGCAGCAGCGGCGCTTCGTCAGCGTCGATGCCCTGCTGCGCGGTCCGTTGCCACCCGAGCGCATGCATTGA
- a CDS encoding TIGR04290 family methyltransferase translates to MQSAVPSLDPVDPMQALGPWFHNLHLPDGRQTLPTHPYGDFPACKWRQIAPHVPADLRGWRVLDIGCNAGFYSFELARRGAEVVAIDMNPHYLRQAQWAAAQFGLERHVRFRQMQLYALAREAEQYDLVWMMGVLYHLRHPLLALDIVRRLCRRMLVLQTMTMPGEEVYPAPRDIGMLERGRMCEPGWPKMAFIEHRLADDPTNWWAPNHAGVEAMLRSAGFAVDARIAEETYLCRPQQRPPGQVAPIEEELRAACGLD, encoded by the coding sequence ATGCAATCCGCCGTTCCGTCCCTCGACCCGGTCGATCCGATGCAGGCGCTGGGGCCGTGGTTCCACAACCTGCACCTGCCCGATGGCCGGCAGACCCTGCCGACGCATCCGTACGGCGATTTCCCGGCCTGCAAGTGGCGGCAGATCGCGCCGCATGTCCCGGCCGATCTTCGCGGTTGGCGGGTGCTGGACATCGGCTGCAACGCCGGCTTCTACAGCTTCGAGCTGGCCAGGCGCGGCGCCGAGGTGGTGGCGATCGACATGAATCCGCACTACCTGCGGCAGGCGCAATGGGCAGCGGCGCAGTTCGGGCTGGAGCGCCACGTGCGTTTCCGGCAGATGCAGCTGTATGCGCTGGCGCGCGAAGCCGAGCAGTACGACCTGGTGTGGATGATGGGCGTGCTGTACCACCTGCGGCATCCGCTGCTGGCCCTGGACATCGTGCGTCGCCTGTGTCGCCGCATGCTGGTGTTGCAGACCATGACCATGCCCGGCGAGGAGGTCTATCCGGCGCCGCGCGACATCGGCATGCTAGAGCGCGGGCGCATGTGCGAGCCCGGCTGGCCGAAGATGGCCTTCATCGAGCATCGCCTGGCCGACGATCCCACCAACTGGTGGGCACCGAACCATGCCGGCGTGGAAGCCATGCTGCGCAGCGCGGGGTTCGCGGTGGACGCGCGCATCGCCGAGGAAACCTACCTATGCCGGCCGCAGCAGCGGCCGCCCGGCCAGGTCGCACCGATCGAAGAGGAACTGCGCGCGGCCTGCGGCCTGGACTGA
- a CDS encoding glycosyltransferase → MAARDIVILGLSLRSSWGNGHATTYRGLIAALQARGDRVLFLERDVPWYAEHQDPPAQLPCAPVLYASLEELQDRHAAAIAAADLVIVGSYVPNGIAVGTWVQQTARGVVAFYDIDTPVTLTALQRGDCAYLSPALIPHYDLYLSFTGGPTLQRLERVYGAPRAVPLYCAFDPEQYRPQPQAHRYDLGYMGTYSDDRQPPLERLLLQPALAWPQGRFVIAGPLYPPHIVWPDNVQRCAHLPPAQHMDFYNQQRFTLNLTRADMVLAGWSPSVRLFEAAACATPIISDPWEGLETLFAPGREILIARRAADVLGWLRELPEAQRMAIGEAGRRRVLAEHTAAHRAQALHDALDRVADAAPSTSARRSSHALA, encoded by the coding sequence ATGGCCGCGCGCGATATCGTCATCCTCGGCCTGAGCCTGCGCTCGTCCTGGGGCAACGGCCATGCCACCACCTACCGCGGACTGATCGCCGCGCTGCAGGCGCGCGGCGACCGCGTGCTGTTCCTGGAGCGCGACGTGCCTTGGTACGCCGAGCACCAGGATCCGCCGGCGCAGTTGCCGTGCGCGCCGGTGCTGTATGCCAGCCTCGAGGAACTGCAGGATCGGCACGCCGCCGCGATCGCCGCGGCGGACCTGGTGATCGTGGGTTCCTACGTGCCCAACGGCATCGCCGTGGGCACGTGGGTGCAGCAGACCGCGCGCGGCGTGGTCGCGTTCTACGACATCGACACCCCGGTGACCCTGACGGCGCTGCAGCGCGGCGACTGCGCCTACCTGTCGCCGGCGCTGATTCCGCACTATGACCTGTATCTGTCCTTCACCGGCGGCCCGACCCTGCAACGCTTGGAACGCGTCTACGGCGCGCCGCGCGCGGTGCCGCTGTACTGCGCGTTCGATCCGGAGCAATACCGGCCGCAGCCGCAGGCGCATCGTTACGACCTGGGCTACATGGGCACCTACAGCGACGACCGCCAGCCGCCGCTGGAGCGGCTGTTGCTGCAGCCGGCGCTGGCCTGGCCGCAGGGCCGCTTCGTGATCGCCGGTCCGCTGTATCCGCCGCACATCGTCTGGCCGGACAACGTGCAGCGCTGCGCGCACCTGCCGCCGGCGCAGCATATGGACTTCTACAACCAGCAGCGCTTCACCCTCAATCTGACCCGTGCCGACATGGTGCTGGCCGGCTGGTCGCCCAGCGTGCGCCTGTTCGAAGCGGCGGCCTGCGCCACGCCGATCATCTCCGATCCCTGGGAAGGCCTGGAAACGCTGTTCGCGCCTGGCAGGGAAATCCTGATCGCACGGCGTGCGGCCGACGTACTGGGCTGGCTCCGCGAGCTGCCGGAAGCGCAGCGCATGGCGATCGGCGAGGCGGGGCGCCGCCGCGTGCTCGCCGAACACACCGCCGCGCATCGCGCGCAGGCCCTGCACGATGCCCTCGACCGCGTCGCCGACGCGGCGCCATCCACCTCCGCCAGGAGATCCTCGCATGCCCTCGCATGA
- a CDS encoding sigma 54-interacting transcriptional regulator: MTKPLLAIVDGNSSLSDHVSTFSQRRGLALTRLPSLEHARHWLQQQRADLLLLDGDAERGAAMDLINGLAGRSDARVVLLATEAQMPKWRGLAGDSVELLQRPLPWTQFDGLLDQILCRLPPRRGMARFGLVGECAAIARVQRDIARVAPLDISVLVAGETGTGKELLAKAIHEASGRSGRLVAVNCGAIPPELLASQLFGHERGSFTGANQRHAGYFEQAQGGTLFLDEIGEMAPELQVYLLRCLETGAITRVGSDAEVRLDVRIVAATHRDLLGEASTLRRDLYYRLSQYVIELPPLRERGDDVHLIADTLLDTLNRRYGTSKQFDTFSRTVLGRHRWPGNVRELSSAVTRGYYRADGEVVTIEPLLHGEVPMAQDVPCHCGNTGDAVTFRVGTPLKQIEQEMLVRTLRITGGDKSAAARSLGISVRTIYNLMSRGDRDVN, from the coding sequence ATGACCAAACCCCTGCTTGCGATCGTGGATGGCAACAGTTCGTTGTCGGACCATGTGTCCACCTTCTCCCAGCGCCGCGGCCTGGCGCTGACCCGCCTGCCCTCGCTCGAACACGCGCGGCACTGGCTGCAGCAACAACGCGCCGACCTGCTGCTGCTCGACGGCGACGCCGAGCGCGGCGCGGCGATGGACCTGATCAACGGCCTGGCCGGCCGCTCGGACGCGCGCGTGGTGCTGCTGGCCACCGAGGCGCAGATGCCGAAATGGCGCGGGCTGGCCGGCGACAGCGTGGAGCTGCTGCAGCGGCCGCTGCCGTGGACGCAGTTCGACGGCCTGCTCGATCAGATCCTGTGCCGCCTGCCGCCGCGGCGCGGGATGGCACGCTTCGGCCTGGTCGGCGAATGCGCGGCGATCGCGCGCGTGCAGCGCGACATCGCCCGCGTCGCGCCGTTGGACATCTCGGTGTTGGTCGCCGGCGAAACCGGCACCGGCAAGGAACTGCTGGCCAAGGCCATCCACGAGGCCAGCGGCCGCAGCGGGCGCCTGGTCGCGGTGAACTGCGGCGCGATTCCGCCGGAACTGCTCGCCAGCCAGCTGTTCGGCCACGAGCGCGGCAGCTTCACCGGCGCCAACCAGCGCCACGCCGGCTATTTCGAACAGGCGCAGGGCGGCACGCTGTTCCTGGACGAGATCGGCGAGATGGCGCCGGAACTGCAGGTGTACCTGCTGCGTTGCCTGGAAACCGGCGCGATCACCCGCGTCGGCAGCGACGCGGAAGTCCGCCTCGACGTGCGCATCGTCGCCGCCACCCACCGCGACCTGCTGGGCGAGGCCAGCACCTTGCGCCGCGACCTGTATTACCGGCTGTCGCAGTACGTCATCGAGTTGCCGCCGCTGCGCGAGCGCGGCGACGACGTGCACCTGATCGCCGACACGCTGCTGGACACGCTCAATCGTCGCTATGGGACCAGCAAGCAGTTCGACACGTTCTCGCGGACCGTGCTGGGACGGCACCGTTGGCCGGGCAACGTGCGCGAACTCTCCAGCGCAGTGACGCGCGGCTATTACCGTGCCGACGGCGAGGTGGTGACCATCGAGCCGCTGCTGCACGGCGAGGTGCCCATGGCGCAAGACGTGCCTTGCCACTGCGGCAACACCGGCGACGCGGTGACGTTCCGCGTGGGCACGCCGCTGAAGCAGATCGAACAGGAGATGCTGGTGCGCACCCTGCGCATCACCGGCGGCGACAAGTCCGCGGCGGCGCGCAGCCTGGGCATCAGCGTGCGTACCATCTACAACCTGATGTCGCGCGGCGACCGTGACGTCAACTGA
- a CDS encoding glycosyltransferase — protein sequence MKFVLFYHSLVSDWNHGNAHFLRGIVAELQARGHAVAVYEPHDSWSRAQLQAEEGEAPLQAFADAFPQLRSTRYDLATLDLTQVLDGADVVLVHEWNAPALIARVGREAPAGCRVLFHDTHHRSVSAPDEMAQFDLSDYDGVLAFGEAVRQQYLRHGWSARVWTWHEAADLRVFQPQLGQAQQGDLLWIGNWGDDERAQELDTFLIQPVRRLRLRARIHGVRYPPQALQALAAAGIDYAGWLPNHRAPQAFAHFRVTVHVPRRPYVRALPGIPTIRVFEALACGIPLVCAPWEDAEQLFAPGRDYLVARDGAQMQRHLHDVLHDAELAAALRMHGLHTIRTRHSCAHRVDELLAVLAELDAPAARHDHRSLSHA from the coding sequence ATGAAATTCGTGCTGTTCTATCACTCGCTGGTGTCGGACTGGAACCACGGCAATGCGCATTTCCTGCGCGGCATCGTCGCCGAACTGCAGGCGCGCGGGCACGCGGTGGCGGTGTACGAGCCGCACGACAGCTGGAGCCGTGCGCAACTGCAGGCGGAGGAGGGCGAAGCGCCGTTGCAGGCCTTCGCCGATGCCTTTCCGCAGCTGCGCAGCACGCGCTACGACCTGGCCACGCTGGATCTGACGCAGGTGCTGGATGGTGCCGACGTGGTGCTGGTACACGAATGGAACGCGCCGGCGCTGATCGCGCGGGTCGGCCGCGAGGCGCCTGCCGGATGTCGCGTGTTGTTCCATGACACCCACCACCGCTCGGTCAGCGCCCCCGACGAGATGGCGCAGTTCGACCTGTCCGACTACGACGGCGTACTCGCCTTCGGCGAAGCGGTGCGCCAGCAGTATCTGCGCCATGGCTGGAGCGCGCGCGTGTGGACCTGGCACGAGGCGGCGGATCTGCGCGTGTTCCAGCCGCAGCTCGGGCAGGCGCAGCAGGGCGACCTGCTGTGGATCGGCAACTGGGGCGACGACGAGCGCGCGCAGGAACTGGATACCTTCCTGATCCAGCCGGTGCGGCGCCTGCGCCTTCGCGCGCGCATCCACGGCGTGCGCTATCCGCCGCAGGCCCTGCAGGCGCTGGCCGCGGCCGGCATCGACTATGCCGGCTGGCTGCCCAACCATCGCGCGCCGCAGGCGTTCGCGCATTTCCGCGTCACCGTGCACGTGCCGCGGCGGCCCTACGTGCGCGCCTTGCCCGGCATTCCCACGATCCGCGTGTTCGAGGCGCTGGCCTGCGGCATTCCGCTGGTGTGCGCGCCGTGGGAGGACGCCGAACAGTTGTTCGCGCCCGGCCGCGATTACCTGGTGGCGCGCGACGGTGCGCAGATGCAGCGCCACCTGCACGACGTGCTGCACGACGCCGAGCTGGCCGCGGCGCTGCGCATGCACGGTCTGCACACCATCCGCACCCGCCACAGTTGCGCGCACCGCGTCGACGAACTGCTGGCGGTCCTCGCCGAACTCGACGCGCCCGCCGCGCGCCACGACCACCGGAGCCTCAGTCATGCCTAG
- a CDS encoding zinc-binding dehydrogenase yields MNSMHAAVFEGPGRIVTQRQSRPEPAPQQVRVRLQGCGVCASNLPVWAGRPWFAYPFEPGAPGHEGWGEIDAVGAEVQGWAPGDRVALLSGRAYAEYDLAETDALVRLPPALDGRDLPGEPLACAMNILRRSDIRPGQTVAVVGVGFIGALLIQLATGLGAQVIALSRRDYALQVARQCGASATLATEDRYAAIGAVHELTGGSGCLRVIEAAGEQVTLDIASALCGEGGRLVIAGYHQDGPRQVDMQQWNWRGLDVVNAHERDPRVALRGLQEAVEAVADGRLDPFPLLTHRYALDQLPQAFAAMDARPDGFLKAVVLA; encoded by the coding sequence ATGAACAGCATGCATGCCGCCGTGTTCGAAGGCCCGGGCCGCATCGTCACGCAGCGCCAGTCGCGTCCCGAACCCGCCCCGCAGCAGGTGCGGGTGCGCCTGCAGGGCTGCGGCGTGTGCGCGTCCAATCTGCCGGTGTGGGCCGGCCGGCCCTGGTTCGCCTATCCGTTCGAACCCGGTGCGCCGGGCCACGAAGGCTGGGGCGAGATCGACGCGGTCGGTGCCGAGGTGCAGGGCTGGGCGCCGGGCGACCGAGTCGCGCTATTGTCCGGCCGGGCCTACGCCGAGTACGACCTGGCCGAGACCGATGCGCTGGTGCGGTTGCCGCCGGCGCTGGACGGCCGCGACCTGCCTGGCGAGCCGCTGGCCTGTGCGATGAACATCCTGCGCCGCAGCGACATCCGCCCCGGCCAGACCGTGGCGGTGGTCGGAGTGGGCTTCATCGGCGCGCTGTTGATCCAGTTGGCCACCGGCCTGGGTGCGCAGGTGATCGCGCTGTCGCGGCGCGACTACGCCCTGCAGGTCGCGCGCCAGTGCGGCGCCAGCGCCACGCTGGCCACCGAGGATCGCTACGCGGCGATCGGTGCGGTGCACGAACTCACCGGCGGCAGCGGCTGCCTGCGGGTGATCGAGGCCGCAGGCGAGCAGGTCACCCTGGATATCGCCAGCGCGCTGTGCGGCGAGGGCGGGCGCCTGGTCATCGCCGGCTACCACCAGGACGGCCCGCGCCAGGTCGACATGCAGCAGTGGAACTGGCGCGGCCTGGACGTGGTCAACGCGCACGAACGCGATCCGCGGGTGGCGTTGCGCGGCTTGCAGGAGGCGGTGGAGGCGGTCGCCGACGGGCGCCTGGATCCGTTCCCGCTGTTGACCCATCGCTACGCGCTGGACCAGTTGCCGCAGGCATTCGCGGCAATGGACGCGCGCCCGGATGGGTTCCTCAAAGCCGTGGTGCTGGCATGA